A single window of Deinococcus ruber DNA harbors:
- a CDS encoding IS701 family transposase: MKASGLRWRSLMLLTPLPWANRVWTLPFLTALVPSQRYNEERGRRHRTLTDWARQMLRVVQRWCPGRPLIVVADSAYAVINWLFDLQQGRPITVITRLRLDAALYEPAPERQVGQMGRTRLKGNRLPNLASLVNDPTTRWQSIRAHRWYGELNREVKIISQTALWYHAGLPPLPLRWVLVRDPKGKFSTQALRCTDLLLSPVQILESFVQRWQLEVTFEEVRAHLGVETQRQWTDLAIARTTPALLGLFSLVTLMAHERWQSCEPWVRRAAWYDKTLPTFVDALAEVRRALWKVPTFRMSAPGREMVQVPLDLIERLADALCYAA, encoded by the coding sequence GTGAAGGCCAGCGGTCTCCGCTGGCGAAGCCTGATGCTGCTGACCCCTCTGCCTTGGGCCAATCGCGTCTGGACCTTGCCGTTCCTGACGGCACTGGTGCCGTCACAGCGGTACAACGAAGAACGCGGTCGCCGGCACAGGACACTGACGGACTGGGCTCGGCAGATGCTGCGCGTGGTGCAGCGCTGGTGTCCTGGACGACCGCTGATCGTGGTGGCAGACAGCGCGTACGCGGTCATCAACTGGCTCTTCGACCTCCAACAGGGCCGTCCGATCACCGTGATCACCCGGCTCCGCCTGGATGCCGCACTGTACGAACCGGCGCCTGAACGACAGGTCGGTCAGATGGGCCGAACTCGCCTCAAGGGCAATCGTCTCCCAAACCTGGCGTCCTTGGTGAACGATCCAACGACGCGCTGGCAGAGCATCCGCGCACATCGCTGGTACGGAGAGCTCAACCGGGAAGTCAAAATCATTTCACAGACCGCCCTGTGGTACCACGCTGGCCTCCCACCCCTCCCGCTACGCTGGGTGCTGGTTCGCGACCCCAAAGGGAAGTTCTCCACCCAGGCGTTGCGCTGCACCGATCTGCTGCTCAGCCCGGTGCAGATCCTGGAGTCCTTCGTGCAGCGGTGGCAGCTCGAGGTCACCTTTGAAGAGGTTCGAGCGCACCTGGGTGTGGAAACGCAGCGGCAGTGGACCGACCTCGCCATTGCGAGAACAACCCCAGCGTTGCTAGGGCTGTTCTCACTCGTCACCCTGATGGCCCACGAACGCTGGCAGAGCTGTGAACCTTGGGTCCGTCGTGCCGCGTGGTACGACAAGACCCTGCCTACTTTTGTTGATGCACTCGCTGAGGTTCGGCGAGCGTTGTGGAAAGTGCCGACGTTTCGCATGTCTGCGCCAGGACGGGAAATGGTTCAAGTCCCGCTTGACTTGATCGAGCGCCTTGCAGACGCGCTCTGCTACGCCGCCTGA